In Vespa velutina chromosome 1, iVesVel2.1, whole genome shotgun sequence, the following proteins share a genomic window:
- the LOC124957549 gene encoding cuticlin-4 gives MDWRGIVLTYLLITITRHGTIRAAQISQQLPTSTATIASTVQIECASESIIVHISTEGKTDFHGLVYPRGLSKNSSCLQEYRSQPSPITYNLPLRSCNTMPTELDDGGVEYFNTIVVQPHLKLVTNQGRGFHVRCRYQTRDKVVTNDQTHVAMLQSLPLQATAPMPGCTMKIFSGDPTRHQVAENVKIGDPLTLVISIDKQEMFGLKISDCLVRDGLGWGEQRLINNEGCPVDGEIMGQFIYNEDKTEAKVNFQAHKFPYTASVYYQCNVRLCVKHGGGCSNTPPLCNAITRRRRDTNNGGDNAKNVESLDGGTPATIEVYSGLYVNEASDVSSKSDFTDDVFRERTIDDPNSICISQRSFAIGIAIAGLILMLVVIAAILVLLAKRRHKSISTTGSSIYSGPYTNTAYSHSS, from the exons ACTGTGCAAATCGAGTGTGCGAGCGAATCGATAATCGTACATATTTCGACCGAGGGTAAAACCGATTTCCACGGTTTGGTTTATCCAAGGGGTTTGTCGAAAAATAGTTCCTGCCTGCAGGAATACAGGAGTCAACCCTCACCGATAACATACAATCTGCCTTTGAGATCCTGCAACACGATGCCTACCGAATTG GACGACGGTGGTGTCGAATATTTCAATACTATAGTAGTGCAACCGCATCTGAAGTTGGTCACGAATCAAGGCAGGGGTTTTCACGTGAGATGTCGATACCAGACACGAGACAAAGTTGTAACGAACGATCAGACCCACGTGGCAATGTTACAATCTCTACCACTCCAG gCAACCGCTCCGATGCCTGGATGCACGATGAAGATCTTCAGCGGAGATCCAACGAGGCATCAAGTGGCAGAGAACGTGAAGATCGGTGATCCACTGACTTTGGTCATCAGTATCGACAAACAAGAGATGTTTGGTTTGAAGATCTCCGATTGTTTGGTCCGAGATGGTCTGGGTTGGGGAGAACAGAGGCTGATCAATAACGAAGG ATGTCCCGTAGATGGGGAGATCATGGGACAATTCATCtataacgaagataaaacAGAGGCGAAAGTCAACTTCCAAGCACATAAATTCCCATATACTGCGAGCGTTTATTATCAGTGTAACGTGAGGCTCTGCGTTAAACATGGCGGAGGATGCAGTAATAcg CCACCTTTATGTAACGCTATAACGAGAAGACGCAGAGACACGAATAACGGTGGTGACAATGCGAAAAATGTCGAAAGTCTCGATGGCGGTACACCTGCCACCATCGAAGTTTATAGCGGGCTTTACGTTAACGAAGCTTCGGACGTTAGCTCGAAGTCCGATTTTACCGACGACGTCTTCAGGGAGAGG ACGATCGACGATCCCAACAGTATCTGCATATCGCAGAGAAGCTTCGCCATTGGCATAGCAATCGCAGGCTTGATACTCATGCTGGTAGTGATCGCCGCCATTTTGGTACTACTAGCTAAGAGACGACACAAGAGCATTTCGACTACGGGCTCTTCGATTTACAGTGGACCCTACACGAACACTGCCTATAGTCATAgcagttaa